TGGCATTGGCTGCGGGCTGCTTTGTACAAAGTACTGTCGGCTTCGGGATGGCCATTGTCGCCGCGCCGATTGTCTATTTCTTTGAGCCGCGGTTTGTCCCGGGCACCATTACCATGGTTGGATTGGTGCTGGCGCTGATTAATATGTGGCAGTACCGCCGGATGCTCTCGTTTAAGGGGCTGTCGGCAGCGTTTATCGGCCGGGTGCCGGGAACCATCGCCGCCGGGTTCCTGCTGCTTTACATCAGTGCCGAATCGCTGGCGCTGGTACTCGGTGTTGGGGTGTTGCTGGCGGTGGTGATCAGCCTGATGAAAGTGCGGATTAAGCCGACCGGTAAAGCTCTCTTTTGGGCCGGGTTTGCTTCCGGGCTGATGGGGACCAGCACCAGCATCGGCGGTCCGCCGATGGCGTTAGTGCTGCAACATGCCGAAGCCGGGAAGCTGCGGGCGAACTTAGCCGGTTACTTTGCCTTTAGCTGTGTACTGTCGCTGATTGCCCTGAGTGCCACCAACCACTTCAGCTGGTGGCATTTTCAATATGGTGTGATGATCCTGCCGGCGCCGATCCTGGCGACCTGGCTGGCATACCGGATCCAGCATCTGATCCGGGCCGAGTGGCTGCGCTATGCCTTGTTGGTGCTGTGCTCTGTTTCCGGCGTCATCGCCATCTGGCAGGGCGTCAGCCCGCACTGGGCCTAGCTGGCCAGTACATCCACCGAGGACCGAGGGCTGGCCGGGATGCTGTTGAGCAGCCTGAAATTGCTGGCCTCCAGCTCGGCCGGCGGCATCGGTCTGCCCAGGTAATACCCCTGGCAGTAATCAAACTGACACTGCTGCAAGTACTGCAATTGCTTGAGGGTTTCGACGCCTTCGGCGACCACCTTTAACTCCAGTTTTTCACAAATCGCCC
Above is a window of Photobacterium sp. TY1-4 DNA encoding:
- a CDS encoding sulfite exporter TauE/SafE family protein; this encodes METSTLVYCALALAAGCFVQSTVGFGMAIVAAPIVYFFEPRFVPGTITMVGLVLALINMWQYRRMLSFKGLSAAFIGRVPGTIAAGFLLLYISAESLALVLGVGVLLAVVISLMKVRIKPTGKALFWAGFASGLMGTSTSIGGPPMALVLQHAEAGKLRANLAGYFAFSCVLSLIALSATNHFSWWHFQYGVMILPAPILATWLAYRIQHLIRAEWLRYALLVLCSVSGVIAIWQGVSPHWA